The proteins below are encoded in one region of Chloroflexota bacterium:
- a CDS encoding response regulator, with protein sequence MKSKIILLVEDDPKDVELTLIALEDYKLGNQVVVAHNGVIALDYLYRRGEFSDRPKEHPVVVLLDLKMPKVSGLEVLRQVKGDPDLKHIPIVVLTSSREEQDIIESYNLGVNAYVVKPVAFQQFLEVVRQLGLFWILTNEVPK encoded by the coding sequence ATGAAATCAAAAATAATCCTACTTGTCGAAGATGATCCCAAAGATGTTGAACTTACACTCATCGCTTTGGAAGACTATAAACTGGGCAATCAGGTTGTTGTTGCCCATAATGGCGTTATTGCGCTCGATTACCTATACAGACGCGGCGAATTTTCAGACCGCCCTAAAGAGCATCCTGTAGTTGTGTTGCTAGACTTGAAGATGCCAAAAGTGAGCGGCCTGGAAGTTCTGCGTCAGGTAAAGGGCGACCCTGATCTCAAGCATATTCCCATCGTTGTCCTGACTTCGTCGCGCGAAGAACAGGATATTATTGAGAGCTATAATCTTGGGGTCAATGCATACGTCGTCAAACCGGTGGCTTTTCAACAATTCCTGGAAGTTGTCCGGCAACTGGGCTTGTTCTGGATTTTGACGAACGAAGTCCCCAAATAA
- a CDS encoding GAF domain-containing protein yields MSPSLPLRILYLEDDPLDAELAILRLEENEFACDWHRVATQDEFIASLENGAYDLILADYNLPTFTGLEALKLFTETNLDIPFIIVSGNLWEELAVETLKLGATDYVLKDRLSRLGLAVRRALDEKQIQRQRRADAQKIQHLLQHQMAANQLSIALGDARQLEDVYQIIHEYVRDLMRVDTFIISSFSHQTNLIHAKYVFTNGQVCDVTAYPPIPLNESENGGPQSQVIITGKAIYYPDYLAAIEASKTLYHISDTGQVNKTHPISEYEEPVTRSAIFAPIKEKGETVGVIQVQSHELEGYEQDDVDILAALANVAAIAIQNASLLENTQRQLHKLEALHNIDVAISASIDVQITLNILLEQVEAHLNADACSIALLPANANMLDYKSVRGFRSQTLAYSMFRLGEGLAGRVALERKIIHIEDLSQLDEEGIQPFIREQFLTYYGLPLISKGQVKGVL; encoded by the coding sequence ATGTCGCCGTCGCTCCCATTGCGAATTCTGTATCTCGAAGATGATCCGTTAGATGCAGAACTGGCAATTCTAAGACTTGAAGAAAATGAATTCGCCTGCGATTGGCACCGCGTTGCAACGCAGGATGAATTTATTGCTTCATTGGAAAATGGCGCATACGATCTCATCCTGGCAGACTATAACCTGCCTACCTTCACCGGACTTGAAGCATTAAAACTATTCACAGAAACAAACCTGGATATCCCTTTTATTATCGTCTCTGGTAATCTGTGGGAAGAACTTGCCGTAGAAACCTTAAAACTGGGGGCCACTGATTATGTACTTAAAGACCGCTTATCCCGGTTAGGCCTGGCGGTTCGGCGCGCTTTGGATGAAAAACAAATTCAGCGCCAGCGCCGCGCAGATGCGCAGAAAATTCAACATCTTTTACAACATCAAATGGCGGCCAATCAACTTTCTATTGCCCTGGGAGATGCCCGGCAGCTCGAAGATGTGTATCAGATCATTCATGAATATGTACGCGACCTGATGCGTGTCGATACGTTTATTATTTCATCTTTCAGTCATCAGACTAACCTGATCCACGCAAAATATGTCTTCACAAATGGTCAGGTATGCGATGTGACGGCATACCCACCGATTCCACTCAATGAGAGCGAAAATGGTGGCCCACAAAGCCAGGTTATCATCACAGGAAAAGCCATTTATTATCCCGATTATCTGGCCGCTATCGAAGCCTCTAAAACACTGTACCATATTTCAGATACCGGGCAGGTAAACAAAACACATCCCATATCAGAATACGAAGAGCCCGTAACCCGTTCTGCCATTTTTGCGCCGATCAAAGAAAAAGGCGAGACGGTTGGCGTGATACAAGTGCAAAGCCACGAACTCGAAGGATATGAGCAAGACGATGTAGATATTCTCGCAGCATTGGCAAATGTGGCCGCTATCGCCATTCAGAACGCGAGCCTGCTTGAAAATACACAACGCCAACTCCATAAACTGGAAGCGCTGCATAATATCGATGTCGCCATTTCAGCCAGTATCGATGTACAAATCACCCTGAATATTTTGCTGGAACAAGTTGAAGCGCACCTCAACGCCGATGCATGCAGCATTGCTTTATTGCCTGCGAACGCAAATATGCTGGATTACAAATCGGTGCGCGGCTTCCGCTCACAAACGCTCGCTTATTCAATGTTCCGTTTGGGCGAAGGGCTGGCCGGGCGAGTCGCATTAGAACGCAAAATTATCCATATTGAAGATTTATCGCAGCTCGACGAAGAGGGTATTCAGCCATTTATCAGGGAACAGTTTCTTACGTATTATGGGCTGCCGCTGATCTCAAAGGGCCAGGTCAAAGGGGTGCTAG
- a CDS encoding aldo/keto reductase, with product MQKRRFGRSGHESSIAIFGAAALWEISQEDADVVVEQALAAGVNHFDVAPSYGQAELRLGPWMPRIREQVFLGCKTMERTKEGAAAEMRRSLELLQVESFDLYQMHAVTTLDELDAATAPGGALEAIIEAREQGLTRYIGITGHGVDSPAIYLEALERFDFDSVLFPLNFVQYANPEYRRNSEELIRVCRERDVGTMIIKTVCRRPWGEQEPTHTTWYQPFTEQGIIQEAVNFALSQDVSGLCTVGDTRVLPLVLQACEQFTPLSDTAQAEMITKANQYEPLFA from the coding sequence ATGCAAAAACGACGTTTTGGACGCAGCGGACATGAGAGCAGTATCGCTATTTTTGGCGCGGCTGCGTTGTGGGAGATTTCGCAGGAAGATGCCGATGTGGTTGTGGAGCAGGCACTCGCGGCGGGCGTGAATCATTTTGATGTCGCACCCTCCTACGGTCAGGCGGAATTGCGCCTCGGCCCGTGGATGCCGCGCATTCGCGAACAAGTTTTTTTAGGCTGCAAGACGATGGAGCGTACAAAGGAAGGCGCCGCCGCTGAGATGCGCCGTTCGCTGGAATTGCTGCAAGTCGAGTCATTTGACCTGTACCAAATGCACGCCGTCACCACTCTGGACGAACTCGACGCGGCCACGGCTCCGGGCGGTGCGCTGGAAGCGATCATCGAAGCCCGCGAGCAGGGCTTGACGCGCTATATCGGCATCACCGGCCACGGCGTGGACAGCCCGGCAATTTATCTAGAAGCTCTGGAACGGTTTGATTTTGACAGCGTGCTTTTCCCGCTTAATTTTGTACAATATGCCAACCCCGAATATCGGCGCAACAGCGAAGAATTGATACGCGTCTGTCGGGAGCGTGATGTAGGCACGATGATTATCAAAACCGTGTGCCGTAGGCCGTGGGGCGAGCAAGAGCCAACGCATACGACCTGGTATCAGCCCTTCACCGAACAGGGGATCATTCAGGAAGCGGTCAATTTTGCGCTTTCGCAAGATGTCAGCGGGTTGTGTACGGTCGGTGATACGCGCGTGCTGCCGTTGGTGCTGCAGGCTTGCGAACAGTTCACACCGCTGAGTGACACGGCGCAGGCAGAAATGATTACTAAGGCGAATCAGTACGAGCCGTTATTTGCGTAA
- a CDS encoding class I SAM-dependent methyltransferase has protein sequence MNIAILQRDLDELQSSPVLFDALNFQARKEALDFVRVIGKLHTEDHQTSPERVRLFQQAQALGEQLEATNAALFHDWKIRIKNQPPSREKLRQWLQPYTNYAPHQWGISHYGYENLDFLLDGVLLPQPQPQANLPREYGMVRYEPAPASVILELTERVAFTDNDVFYDLGSGLGKVTALMHLLTGVRCVGVEYQPAFCAYARQQAAALQLINADYIQADARVADYADGTVFFLFNPFGGDIFATVLERLRQEAQQREILICSYGACTQPLAGLNWLERIPPVGDDDFSLAIFTPR, from the coding sequence ATGAATATTGCCATACTACAGCGCGATCTCGATGAACTACAAAGCTCCCCGGTGCTTTTTGACGCGCTGAATTTTCAGGCTCGCAAAGAAGCGCTCGATTTTGTGCGCGTTATCGGCAAGCTCCACACCGAGGATCACCAAACCAGCCCTGAGCGAGTCCGCTTATTTCAACAGGCTCAGGCGCTGGGTGAGCAGTTAGAAGCAACCAACGCAGCCCTGTTCCACGATTGGAAAATCCGCATTAAAAACCAACCGCCTTCTCGCGAAAAATTACGCCAATGGCTGCAACCCTACACAAATTACGCGCCGCACCAATGGGGCATATCCCATTATGGCTATGAAAATCTCGATTTTTTACTCGATGGCGTCTTACTTCCCCAGCCGCAGCCCCAGGCGAATCTCCCGCGCGAATATGGCATGGTGCGCTATGAACCTGCGCCCGCCAGCGTGATCCTTGAATTGACCGAGCGAGTTGCCTTCACGGATAACGATGTTTTTTATGATCTGGGCTCGGGGCTGGGGAAAGTGACCGCGTTAATGCACTTACTGACTGGCGTGCGCTGCGTTGGGGTAGAGTATCAGCCTGCGTTTTGTGCCTATGCGCGCCAGCAGGCAGCAGCCTTACAGTTGATAAATGCAGATTATATCCAGGCCGATGCGCGCGTAGCAGACTATGCCGATGGTACGGTTTTCTTTTTGTTCAATCCCTTTGGGGGCGATATTTTTGCAACAGTGCTGGAGCGACTGCGCCAGGAAGCGCAACAGCGCGAGATTCTGATTTGTTCGTATGGTGCATGCACCCAGCCCCTGGCAGGGCTGAATTGGCTTGAGCGTATCCCGCCGGTTGGTGATGATGATTTTTCCCTAGCCATATTCACGCCGCGATGA